From Zingiber officinale cultivar Zhangliang chromosome 5B, Zo_v1.1, whole genome shotgun sequence, the proteins below share one genomic window:
- the LOC121987183 gene encoding GDP-mannose transporter GONST3-like, producing MSTPKAAAAAMQIGADLPPPPKPGFLQLLAQQASVYGVAAGYCISASLLSIINKWAVMKFPYPGALTALQYLTSVVGVALCGRLGLLDHDPLNLRTMWRFLPAAFMFYVSIFTNSELLLRANVDTFIVFRSAVPLFVAVGETLFLHQPWPSLRTWASLAVIFGGGVVYVATDYQFTVTAYAWAAAYLVSMSVDFVYIKHVVMTIGLNTWGLVLYNNLEALLLFPLELLLMGELGQIEEAVAGARTEWFSPGVVLPVALSCLFGLSISFFGFSCRRAISATGFTVLGIVNKLLTVVINLVVWDNHSTFAGTLGLLVCMFGGVLYQQSTTKPKKPEAAPPPPPGDDDEEQRRLLEGNSTSSSSSELVVVSGK from the coding sequence ATGTCGACACCCaaggccgccgccgccgccatgcAGATCGGCGCCGACCTGCCGCCGCCTCCGAAACCGGGATTCCTTCAGCTACTGGCCCAGCAAGCCTCCGTCTACGGCGTCGCTGCCGGCTACTGCATCTCCGCCTCCCTGCTCTCCATCATCAACAAGTGGGCCGTGATGAAATTCCCCTACCCCGGCGCACTCACCGCCCTCCAGTACCTCACCAGCGTCGTCGGCGTGGCCCTCTGCGGCCGCCTCGGCCTCCTCGACCACGACCCCCTCAACCTCCGCACGATGTGGCGCTTCCTTCCCGCCGCCTTCATGTTCTACGTCTCCATCTTCACCAACAGCGAGCTCCTCCTCCGCGCCAACGTCGACACCTTCATCGTCTTCCGCTCCGCCGTGCCCCTCTTCGTCGCCGTCGGCGAGACCCTCTTCCTCCACCAGCCCTGGCCCTCGCTCCGGACCTGGGCTTCCCTCGCCGTCATCTTCGGCGGCGGCGTCGTCTACGTCGCCACGGACTACCAGTTCACGGTGACGGCTTACGCCTGGGCCGCCGCCTACCTCGTCAGCATGTCCGTCGACTTCGTCTACATCAAGCACGTCGTGATGACCATCGGCCTCAACACGTGGGGCCTCGTCCTCTACAACAACCTCGAGGCGCTGCTGCTGTTTCCCCTGGAGCTGCTGCTGATGGGGGAGCTGGGCCAGATCGAGGAGGCCGTCGCCGGAGCTCGAACGGAGTGGTTCTCCCCGGGCGTCGTGCTGCCGGTGGCGCTCTCGTGCTTGTTCGGCCTCTCCATCTCCTTCTTCGGCTTCTCGTGCCGACGGGCGATCTCGGCGACGGGCTTCACGGTGCTGGGGATCGTCAACAAGCTCCTCACCGTGGTCATCAATTTGGTGGTCTGGGACAACCACTCCACCTTCGCCGGCACGCTCGGCCTGCTCGTCTGCATGTTCGGCGGCGTGCTGTACCAGCAGTCGACAACCAAGCCTAAGAAACCGGAGGccgcgccgccgccgccgcccggCGATGATGATGAGGAACAGAGGCGCCTGCTGGAGGGGAACAGCACGAGCAGTTCATCGTCGGAGCTGGTGGTTGTTTCCGGAAAATGA
- the LOC121983810 gene encoding COBRA-like protein 1 → MEREMSCSPSNVAGSVAKLASLALPFLLFLVLSSVIPSTEAYDALDPNGNITIKWDVIQWTPDGYVAVVTMFNFQQYRHIQAPGWTLGWMWQKKEVIWSMVGAQTTEQGDCSRFKGGNLPHCCKKDPTVVDLLPGTPYNMQIANCCKGGVINSWVQDPANAASSFQISVGSSGTTNKTVRVPKNFTLKAPGPGYTCGVAKIVKPTKFVTQDGRRTTQAQMTWNVTCTYSQFLAQKTPTCCVSLSSFYNDTIVNCPTCTCGCQNNATQPGSCVEADSPYLASAVNGPGKYSNTPLVQCTTHMCPIRVHWHVKLNYKDYWRVKIAITNFNYRMNYTQWNLVIQHPNFDNITTSFSYNYKSLTPYGGINDTAMLWGVKYYNDFLMEAGPYGNVQSEILFRKDPSTFTFHQGWAFPRRIYFNGDNCVMPSPDSYPWLPNASSQLKSTLLIFLFAALTWLLINV, encoded by the exons ATGGAGAGGGAGATGAGCTGCTCCCCGTCCAATGTCGCCGGATCCGTCGCAAAGCTCGCGTCTTTGGCCCTTCCCTTTCTGCTCTTCCTGGTCTTGTCGTCAGTGATTCCTTCCACAG AAGCTTATGATGCACTGGATCCAAATGGAAATATAACAATCAAGTGGGATGTTATCCAGTGGACTCCAGATGGTTATGTT gctGTTGTGACGATGTTCAATTTCCAGCAATATCGTCACATCCAAGCACCTGGATGGACTCTTGGGTGGATGTGGCAAAAAAAGGAGGTCATTTGGTCTATGGTGGGAGCACAGACCACTGAGCAGGGTGATTGCTCACGCTTTAAGGGAGGCAACCTTCCGCATTGCTGCAAGAAAGACCCAACAGTTGTTGATCTCCTTCCTGGAACACCTTACAATATGCAAATTGCCAATTGCTGCAAAGGAGGGGTGATTAACTCATGGGTTCAGGATCCAGCTAACGCTGCAAGTTCATTCCAGATTAGCGTTGGTTCATCAGGAACCACCAACAAGACCGTTCGTGTGCCCAAAAACTTCACCCTAAAAGCTCCAGGACCCGGGTACACATGTGGGGTAGCCAAGATTGTAAAGCCTACTAAGTTTGTTACACAAGATGGTAGGAGAACAACCCAAGCTCAGA TGACATGGAATGTTACATGTACATACTCTCAGTTTCTCGCTCAGAAGACTCCTACCTGCTGTGTATCACTTTCATCTTTCTATAATGATACTATTGTTAACTGTCCTACATGTACATGTGGGTGCCAGAACAATGCAACTCAACCTGGGAGCTGCGTAGA AGCTGATTCGCCTTATTTAGCCTCTGCAGTCAATGGTCCTGGCAAATACAGCAACACACCTTTGGTGCAATGCACAACGCATATGTGCCCTATAAGAGTTCACTGGCATGTGAAACTTAACTATAAGGATTATTGGCGAGTGAAGATTGCAATAACAAATTTCAACTATCGGATGAACTATACACAGTGGAACCTTGTTATCCAGCACCCTAACTTTGACAATATCACTACAAGTTTTAGCTACAATTACAAATCATTGACCCCATATGGAGGCATAA ATGATACTGCAATGCTTTGGGGTGTTAAATACTACAATGACTTCCTCATGGAAGCTGGACCTTACGGAAATGTACAGTCTGAAATTTTATTCAGAAAGGATCCATCAACATTTACCTTCCATCAAGGTTGGGCTTTCCCACGTCGAATCTACTTCAATGGTGACAATTGTGTCATGCCTTCTCCAGATTCATATCCGTGGTTACCCAATGCTTCCTCACAGTTGAAGAGCACATTGTTGATATTCCTTTTTGCTGCTTTGACTTGGTTGCTAATCAATGTTTAG